DNA from Acidobacteriota bacterium:
CCTGTCCTCCATGCGCCAGGGCGAGAACTCGGGCACTATCACCCACGAGCTGGGGCACTTCGCCTTCGATCTTCCCGACCTCAACAACAATCCCTACGTCAAGCCCTACCGCCGGGTCGCCGCCGGGCCCTGGGACATGATGGACCGCGGCTGCTTCAACGGGCCGGGCGGCCCGCACAAGCGCTGGGTGGTGCCTCCGGCGCAGGGAGCCTTCATGCCGGCCGGCCTGATGGTCCGCAACCGCCTCGAGAACAAGTTCATCGACCAGGCCTCGCTCCTGACGCTCGGCCGGGACGTCCTGGCCCGGGCGGGCCTGGCCGTGGCCGAGGTCACGGCCCGGGCCGTCGATCCCCTGCCCGGGACCTACACAGGCCTCGTCGTCAAGTTCGACGGGGCCCGGCCCGGTGACCTGACGCCGCCCGACGACCCGGCCCTGGATCCCCTCTCCCCGGGGAAGCCTAACTACGCCTACTACACGGTCGAGGTCGTCCAGCGCGTCGGCTACGATTCCTTCACGCCCGACAACGGCGTCCTCATCGCCAAGAACAAGGCCACCCTGCGCGGCATGAACGGCGGCCCCAACGCCTTCAACAGCTACATCTGGGTCATCGACGCCCACCCCGAAGACATCGGCATGGTCGACTACGTCAAGCCCGGCGGCGAGAAGGTGATGCGGACGATCGCCGATTTCCGCCAGCTCAACGACGCCCTCTTCCACGCCGGCCTCGACTCCGGCAGCCAGTGCGAGTGGGTCGACGAGCCCAACCGCCTTCACTTCTATGTCGTCGACCTGCGGCGCGACGCGGACGGCATCCTCGTCTACAAGCTGGCCGTCCGCTCGCTCGACGGCTCCGGGCCGCAGGCGCGCGGCGCTTCCCTCGAGCCGGCGGCGGGCCGTCTGAAGGCAAAAGAGGATGCGACCCCCGTGACGTTCAAGCTGGCCAATACGGGCGCTCCCTCGTCCGCGGGAGCCGGCCAGGCCTTCGATGCCGACGTCTACCGGCTCGCCGTCTCCGTCGAAGGCGCGGGCTGGAGCGCGCGGCTGCTCAATGCCCTGGCCGCGGTGAGGGCCGGCGCCTCGCAGGATGTGACCGTTTACGTCTCCGGCGAAGCGGGCGCCTCGAAGACGGCGACGGTCAGCCTGCGGGCCGTATCTGAAAGCGACCCGTCGCGGGCCGCGACGGCCGCCGTGCAGATCTCGCGCTGAAGTTCCCGGCCCTCAGCGGCCGGACCGCGCCGCGAGCACGGCGCGGCAGGCGTCGACGATCCCGCCGCAACCCACCCGGGCCTCGAGTCCGGGAAGGCGGCGGGCCGTATCCATCGGGATCTTCTCGAGGGCCGCGGCGCCCAGC
Protein-coding regions in this window:
- a CDS encoding peptidase M6; amino-acid sequence: MRTHGKSRLAAAAGFCVAGLSLLLLPGATAPQAAKTAGGRPGPIDPQRVQDQDTMTWADYRPIPGRDWADPSLRPARGFKLAVVGIDFPGQPFVMTLPKGSDPFGNPQIDPVPRDRVPQFFADFWMKPSGYNHGQTINGYWMEQSRGRFGITEVAVYGPYLMPSPIWHYGLNEYGQNDQTPDGSRANGWMEKDCDALWTAAVGKDMRKDFDAVLRLYASYDETGVWQEFGEMKFASKDDIPAAWGNPNPARPRWVPTRYVPWTSWLAGSQQWGLSSMRQGENSGTITHELGHFAFDLPDLNNNPYVKPYRRVAAGPWDMMDRGCFNGPGGPHKRWVVPPAQGAFMPAGLMVRNRLENKFIDQASLLTLGRDVLARAGLAVAEVTARAVDPLPGTYTGLVVKFDGARPGDLTPPDDPALDPLSPGKPNYAYYTVEVVQRVGYDSFTPDNGVLIAKNKATLRGMNGGPNAFNSYIWVIDAHPEDIGMVDYVKPGGEKVMRTIADFRQLNDALFHAGLDSGSQCEWVDEPNRLHFYVVDLRRDADGILVYKLAVRSLDGSGPQARGASLEPAAGRLKAKEDATPVTFKLANTGAPSSAGAGQAFDADVYRLAVSVEGAGWSARLLNALAAVRAGASQDVTVYVSGEAGASKTATVSLRAVSESDPSRAATAAVQISR